A genomic region of Prionailurus bengalensis isolate Pbe53 chromosome D1, Fcat_Pben_1.1_paternal_pri, whole genome shotgun sequence contains the following coding sequences:
- the BLID gene encoding LOW QUALITY PROTEIN: BH3-like motif-containing cell death inducer (The sequence of the model RefSeq protein was modified relative to this genomic sequence to represent the inferred CDS: inserted 1 base in 1 codon; deleted 1 base in 1 codon), whose amino-acid sequence LGVAGSQERTFYSILETESXLCTAWLEQASGHYSIYPEAEGTLLAYIVLPKETVFPLTRYNLGGSSATRGGVLENVLQRPSYLTRMQIALLHNSPC is encoded by the exons TTGGGTGTTGCAGGAAGCCAGGAGAGAACTTTCTATTCGATCTTGGAAACTGAGA GACTTTGTACTGCCTGGTTAGAACAAGCTTCTGGCCATTATTCCATTTATCCAGAGGCAGAAGGGACCCTCTT GGCCTATATTGTATTGCCTAAGGAAACAGTGTTTCCTCTTACAAGGTACAATCTTGGT GGCTCCTCTGCCACGAGGGGGGGTGTTCTTGAAAATGTGCTCCAGAGACCTTCCTATTTAACCAGGATGCAAATTGCATTGCTACATAATTCCCCCTGCTGA